Proteins from a genomic interval of Gopherus evgoodei ecotype Sinaloan lineage chromosome 7, rGopEvg1_v1.p, whole genome shotgun sequence:
- the LOC115655002 gene encoding cytochrome c oxidase subunit 5B, mitochondrial-like, with the protein MASRLLLRVLQRALPGGGRAAAPARAMSAGGIPSDEEQATGLERKTLEAMKKGQDPYSILKPKGYAGTREDPHIVPSVNKKRLVGCICEEDNSAVIWFWLHAGESQRCPSCGAHYKLVHHDVPH; encoded by the exons ATGGCTTCCAGGCTGCTGCTCCGCGTCCTCCAGCGCGCCCTGCCCGGCGGCGGGCGGGCCGCAGCCCCCGCCAGAGCCATGAGCGCCGGGG GTATTCCCAGTGATGAGGAACAGGCAACTGGACTTGAACGGAAAACTCTAGAGGCTATGAAAAAAGGACAG GATCCATATAGCATACTCAAACCCAAGGGATATGCAGGAACTAGAGAGGATCCTCATATTGTTCCATCCGTCAACAAGAAGAGGCTAGTAGGCTGCATCT GTGAGGAGGACAACTCTGCTGTCATTTGGTTCTGGCTGCATGCAGGAGAAAGCCAACGTTGCCCATCATGTGGTGCTCACTACAAGCTTGTCCATCATGATGTCCCACATTGA